The following are encoded together in the Oreochromis niloticus isolate F11D_XX linkage group LG12, O_niloticus_UMD_NMBU, whole genome shotgun sequence genome:
- the igsf9b gene encoding protein turtle homolog A isoform X2: MGLERQWLQAVTTAVAICLLSVSQGAASLVRAREGSSAELSCSLAPTSSEATTPSLFPLHVVEWVRLGYSVPVLIKFGVYAPRVHPNYKGRVSLTRGASLLIERLTLEDEGWFECRILLLESKTDDFRNGTWTFLSITAPPVFIKTPPTFVEVLLGDSLTLSCGAHGNPRPTVVWHKDESPIEKHEKIKVLNGSLSLASVTRNISGVYKCHVSNSEGNLTHYTQLQVKGPPIILISPEDTTLNMSQDAVLQCQADAYPSNLTYEWLKQGQNVYHIESLKSRVKVLVDGTLLIPNLIPEDAGNYTCIPTNGLLSPPSASAHLKVKHPARVGRMLRETYLPVGMEGVIVCPVQADPPVLYVNWTKDGNVLNPDNYPGWMVNSEGSVFIATANDNAVGMYTCTPYNSYGTMGQSEPTRVILKDPPSFRVPPRPEYFQEVGRELIIPCEASGDPAPNVTWSKIGPTPRSPYTMLANGSLLLQPVSKDHHGGWECLATNRVATVSAGTVVMVLGTSPHAVSSVFVTTEVNQANVSWVPGFDGGFTQKFTVWVKQASRGKHEWASLPVPTSKNYLLVTGLLAATGYQFSVLPQNKLGSGPFSEIITVRTQAVPTEAPTAVTTLPILDPPIFLSANRTEQGVVLRWFPPEAPFSPLTGYVLQARRDQGQWVILTSNISANQSDLLVQGLLRDSNYDLRLMSRCNKVLSEPSESVNVSTIGMEIYPLRPSFLEVIPEPLLAGVLAGVCFLFVAIVLSLVTACYMSQRRQRRRRKRRQDLPSALQKSTSQEVHSPPRSPDSVLKLKLCPPLPFFPNSSCSQSDRSSFDKGSHGEYHDQRKQLLSNSSPPPHYTLFESHLGSQAPSPSALESISRGPDGRFIVQPLPEGSSPSNKKNLKKTVLQSNGGAGGASGSGSSRTSFRDSPKSSILSSEKDERKDSPLTVDVPELSRPPSSPGRVRAMARNFSRHGCFYSDDEQSSEALLERASFYSDNSEKKPSDPLRRYRMTGHTEDLLPSFGRRTKLLDRDTDRPQPSGYEPMESQLTNNSTLVSQLDSELERDSINKCVQLAKEREEMERELKSYTAEQRSRNRGRNEHQTNKTESPQRDEPESEEEPVWKPQDVSIRQKHRPLGQTSRVSDYRRACYFGNTSSPMDRLPTSRIQWDISPVTSVTSLIPVQTPQETASPRPQRPRLCRETTEDSLAVDSSRSPVTQNTSLPTISPDVTSEPAALCVDEPDRVRSLSPQGDPDIYMKSINEQDIMEKTQDEDVAGRRSRHSYAYGGTHLWESAAKSPSLMSERPESSASSPYNQPERPADTNYTSTRDPSTSSYSTLPYEHHKVGPKAKGRETPVQDDRRSSGFYSDLEKEGIRARSRRSDRCLFSDSPSPISSLTLVEEAESDQSQFSVPRMSDAFKAKPTAQSPKMSPLQTSAILEYLSLPGFIEMSVDEPVEEVTDSNGESSELKPEKSVVAKPDVVPKNWEVHVQGNRETGSNQEEVRFKQIHSAGAAEASFETSKKQDYGRSRHGEARVRFPDDPKPSSPGPEKTSKQLYDEKTKIQAGNKSTYRPESRLGSMSAHTLFSAAKGMADIVSKHSQSFVDSSESLSEQSQRQGSQGSRTNNIVSRINQAPVPFLKKSLSIGPCRTLSGMGQPRPFLKKSISLGPQRWEHFESPRTYISERCYWDEFPNPDVRVKSYSLGRTPPSLPRPGPSWREYVPFRRPSMGSLERPHHAQRSLASPSYLTPAAYPPRQTSVSPLMEPSDPRRQATVFPESSRWSPTYPEALRSVQHKYVPMPSSIPIPHYQHQHWAGSRGDGLKPMDSRRGPPRSYLPRGISWPSPYYAPFPPREGEIYRQPDRMMGRGGETEIREGREIREGGRASYASQSSGRGSAGLFRQSLSITPTLLSSPETTEENERHRADMDLPERRAKRRNTSVDESYEWDSADACVDSEVLEATKLDQSQTGLQRGSRDQAGGLQDQRHKGTSKGDIK; this comes from the exons GTGTGTCTCAAGGTGCAGCATCGTTGGTTCGTGCCCGAGAGGGGAGCTCCGCAGAGTTAAGCTGTAGCCTCGCTCCTACATCCAGCGAAGCCACCACCCCAAGCCTCTTTCCACTACATGTGGTGGAGTGGGTGCGCCTCGGTTACAGCGTTCCCGTCCTCATCAAATTTGGAGTGTATGCTCCTCGTGTTCATCCCAACTACAAGG GCCGTGTGTCTCTGACCCGGGGCGCCTCTCTGCTGATAGAACGGCTGACCCTGGAGGACGAAGGCTGGTTCGAATGCCGCATCCTGCTCCTGGAGAGCAAAACCGACGACTTTCGAAATGGCACATGGACCTTCCTCTCCATCACAG ctCCGCCCGTGTTTATTAAGACACCGCCAACTTTTGTGGAGGTTCTGCTCGGTGACTCGCTGACTCTCAGCTGTGGAGCCCATGGCAACCCTCGACCAACTGTCGTCTGGCATAAAGACGAGAGCCCAATTGAGAAACATGAGAAAATAAAA GTGCTCAATGGTAGCTTGTCTTTGGCCTCTGTCACACGAAATATTTCTGGAGTTTATAAATGTCACGTGTCCAACTCAGAGGGGAACCTCACCCACTACACgcagctgcaggtcaaag GCCCTCCAATCATCCTAATTTCCCCAGAGGACACCACTCTTAACATGTCCCAGGATGCAGTTCTGCAGTGTCAGGCTGATGCCTACCCATCAAACCTGACATACGAATGGTTGAAGCAAGGACAGAATGTTTACCATATTGA ATCACTTAAGTCTCGAGTGAAGGTTTTGGTGGATGGAACACTTCTTATCCCTAATCTCATCCCGGAAGATGCTGGAAACTACACCTGTATCCCAACTAATGGGCTACTGAGTCCACCCTCAGCCTCTGCTCATCTGAAAGTTAAAC ATCCTGCACGTGTAGGCCGAATGCTGCGGGAAACATATTTGCCCGTAGGCATGGAGGGGGTCATTGTCTGTCCTGTCCAAGCCGATCCCCCTGTGCTGTACGTCAACTGGACCAAAGACGGGAACGTTTTAAATCCTGATAAT TACCCAGGTTGGATGGTGAACTCAGAGGGCTCAGTATTTATAGCAACAGCCAATGACAATGCTGTGGGTATGTACACCTGTACGCCTTATAACAGCTATGGCACCATGGGGCAGTCTGAACCCACCCGTGTCATCTTAAAG gaCCCGCCATCGTTCCGCGTGCCTCCTCGACCTGAGTATTTCCAGGAGGTGGGCCGGGAGTTGATCATCCCCTGTGAAGCCAGTGGAGACCCTGCTCCAAACGTAACGTGGAGCAAG ATTGGCCCTACGCCTCGCTCCCCATACACTATGTTGGCTAACGGCTCCCTCCTGCTGCAGCCAGTTAGTAAAGATCACCACGGGGGTTGGGAGTGCCTGGCCACTAATCGTGTAGCCACTGTCAGTGCAGGCACTGTGGTCATGGTGCTGG GCACCAGCCCTCACGCTGTGTCCTCAGTGTTTGTCACCACAGAGGTGAACCAGGCAAACGTGTCCTGGGTGCCAGGCTTTGATGGTGGATTCACCCAGAAATTCACTGTGTG gGTCAAGCAGGCATCCAGGGGGAAACATGAATGGGCGTCTTTGCCAGTGCCAACATCTAAAAACTACCTGCTGGTGACTGGGCTACTTGCCGCCACTGGCTATCAGTTCAGCGTCCTACCTCAGAATAAGCTCGGCTCTGGACCTTTCAGCGAAATTATAACTGTGCGAACTCAAG CTGTGCCAACAGAAGCACCTACAGCTGTCACCACTCTCCCAATTCTGGATCCTCCCATATTCCTGTCAGCCAACCGGACCGAGCAAGGCGTTGTCCTGCGTTGGTTTCCTCCCGAAGCTCCATTTTCTCCACTGACAGGTTATGTACTGCAGGCCCGCAGGGATCAGGGGCAGTGGGTCATCCTCACCAGCAACATCAGTGCCAATCAGAGTGACCTGCTTGTTCAGGGACTGCTGAGG GACTCGAATTATGATCTGAGGCTTATGTCTCGCTGTAATAAAGTGCTCAGTGAGCCCAGCGAATCTGTCAATGTATCCACCATCG GGATGGAGATTTACCCCCTGCGCCCAAGTTTCTTGGAGGTTATCCCTGAGCCGCTGTTGGCTGGTGTGTTAGCTGGAGTGTGCTTCCTGTTTGTGGCCATCGTTCTGTCTTTGGTGACAGCATGCTACATGAGTCAGAGGAGACAGCGCCGGCGCAGGAAGAGGAGACAAG ATCTGCCATCTGCACTTCAGAAGAGCACATCTCAAGA AGTTCACTCACCCCCTCGCAGTCCAGACAGTGTCCTGAAGCTGAAGCTGTGTCCACCACTTCCTTTCTTTCCCAACTCGTCCTGCTCACAGTCCGATCGATCCTCATTTGACAAGGGAAGTCACGGGGAATACCACGACCAACGGAAGCAACTCTTGTCCAATTCTTCTCCGCCACCTCATTACACACTCTTTGAGAGTCACCTGGGGTCTCAGGCGCCCTCACCAAGTGCTCTGGAGTCCATTTCCAGAGGTCCGGATGGACGCTTCATTGTCCAGCCACTGCCAGAGGGTTCTAGTCCCtcgaataaaaaaaatttaaagaagACTGTCCTACAAAGTAATGGTGGAGCTGGTGGGGCAAGTGGCTCAGGAAGCAGCAGGACATCCTTTAGGGACTCTCCAAAGTCGAGCATTTTAAGCTCAGAGAAGGACGAGAGGAAGGATTCTCCTCTCACTGTGGATGTCCCGGAGCTGAGCAGGCCTCCTTCCTCCCCTGGAAGAGTACGAGCCATGGCCAGAAACTTCTCCCGTCATGGCTGCTTTTATTCTGATGACGAGCAAAGCTCAGAAGCTCTTTTAGAAAGAGCCAGCTTTTATTCAGACAACAGTGAGAAGAAACCCAGTGATCCTCTGAGGAGGTATCGCATGACAGGACACACTGAAGACCTGCTGCCCTCTTTTGGAAGGAGGACAAAGCTTCTGGATAGAGACACAGACAGGCCGCAGCCTTCAGGCTATGAGCCTATGGAGAGTCAGTTGACTAATAACAGCACCTTAGTCTCACAACTTGACAGTGAGCTGGAGAGGGATAGCATTAACAAGTGTGTCCAGCTGGCAAAAGAGAGGGAAGAAATGGAGAGAGAGCTAAAGAGCTATACAGCTGAGCAAAGAAGTCGAAATCGTGGGAGAAATGAACATCAGACTAATAAAACAGAAAGTCCTCAGAGGGATGAGCCTGAGTCAGAAGAAGAACCTGTATGGAAACCACAAGATGTTAGTATCAGACAGAAACATAGGCCTTTGGGTCAAACAAGTCGGGTGTCTGACTATAGGAGAGCGTGCTACTTTGGCAACACAAGCAGTCCCATGGACCGGCTCCCCACGTCTCGCATTCAGTGGGACATTAGCCCTGTAACATCTGTGACCAGCCTTATTCCTGTACAGACTCCTCAGGAGACCGCATCGCCCAGGCCACAGCGTCCTCGCCTCTGTAGAGAAACCACCGAGGACTCGCTTGCTGTTGATTCATCACGGTCTCCGGTCACCCAGAACACCTCTCTCCCCACGATCTCCCCTGATGTTACCAGTGAACCCGCTGCTCTGTGTGTCGACGAACCAGATCGAGTGCGGTCACTGAGTCCTCAGGGAGATCCTGATATATACATGAAGTCCATCAATGAGCAGGACATAATGGAAAAGACACAGGATGAAGATGTTGCTGGACGGAGGTCAAGGCATTCGTATGCTTATGGAGGCACTCATCTCTGGGAGTCAGCTGCCAAAAGTCCTTCATTAATGAGTGAGAGGCCTGAaagttcagcttcttcaccttATAATCAGCCTGAGAGAcctgcagacacaaactacacatCCACAAGGGATCCCAGTACCTCCAGTTACTCTACTTTGCCTTATGAGCATCACAAAGTGGGGCCAAAGGCTAAAGGCAGAGAGACTCCAGTCCAGGATGACCGACGAAGTTCAGGATTTTACTCTGACTTAGAGAAAGAAGGAATCCGAGCACGCTCCCGGAGGAGCGACAGATGCCTTTTCTCTGACAGCCCTAGCCCTATATCATCCTTAACTCTCGTGGAAGAAGCCGAGAGCGACCAGTCTCAATTTTCTGTCCCCAGAATGTCAGACGCCTTCAAGGCCAAGCCCACAGCTCAATCTCCCAAAATGTCCCCACTCCAGACAAGTGCAATTCTTGAGTATCTGAGCCTTCCTGGTTTTATTGAAATGAGTGTGGATGAGCCTGTGGAAGAGGTCACAGACAGCAACGGGGAAAGCTCAGAACTAAAGCCAGAAAAATCAGTGGTGGCTAAACCTGATGTAGTTCCTAAAAACTGGGAGGTTCATGTTCAGGGAAACCGTGAAACTGGCTCAAACCAAGAGGAGGTTCGCTTTAAACAAATTCATTCTGCAGGCGCTGCTGAGGCCAGCTTTGAGACTAGTAAAAAACAAGATTATGGACGTTCCCGCCATGGGGAAGCTAGAGTAAGATTTCCTGATGACCCAAAACCATCCTCACCCGGCCCAGAAAAAACTAGCAAGCAGCTCTATGATGAGAAAACAAAGATTCAGGCTGGAAATAAGAGCACATACAGGCCTGAATCCAGACTTGGGTCCATGTCAGCTCACACCTTGTTCAGTGCAGCTAAAGGCATGGCGGATATAGTGTCAAAACACTCGCAGAGTTTTGTAGACAGTAGTGAGTCTTTATCAGAGCAATCCCAAAGACAAGGTTCTCAGGGCAGCAGGACTAATAACATTGTATCGCGTATAAATCAAGCCCCTGTGCCATTTCTAAAGAAATCCTTAAGCATAGGTCCCTGCAGGACTCTCTCAGGCATGGGACAGCCTCGTCCTTTTCTAAAGAAATCTATCAGCCTGGGCCCACAGAGGTGGGAGCACTTTGAGAGCCCAAGGACTTATATTTCTGAGAGATGCTACTGGGACGAATTCCCAAACCCAGACGTCAGGGTCAAGTCCTATAGTTTGGGTCGCACACCGCCTTCCCTCCCCAGGCCAGGCCCCTCCTGGAGGGAGTATGTCCCGTTCAGGCGCCCCAGCATGGGCAGCTTAGAGAGGCCTCATCACGCACAAAGATCTTTAGCTAGTCCTTCCTACCTCACGCCTGCTGCGTACCCACCCAGACAAACCTCAGTCTCCCCACTGATGGAACCCTCCGATCCACGACGGCAAGCTACCGTTTTCCCAGAATCCTCCAGATGGTCCCCCACTTATCCTGAAGCTCTGAGGTCTGTCCAACATAAATATGTTCCCATGCCCTCCTCTATCCCCATCCCCCACTACCAGCACCAGCACTGGGCAGGATCCAGAGGGGATGGCCTGAAACCCATGGACTCAAGGAGAGGTCCTCCGAGGTCCTACCTGCCCAGGGGCATCAGCTGGCCCTCACCTTACTACGCCCCTTTCCCACCACGAGAGGGGGAGATCTACAGGCAGCCTGACAGGATgatggggaggggaggggagacCGAGATCCGGGAAGGCAGAGAAATCAGGGAGGGGGGCAGGGCCAGTTATGCCAGTCAGAGCAGTGGTAGAGGGAGTGCTGGACTCTTCCGACAGTCCCTGTCCATCACTCCCACGCTGCTCAGCTCCCCAGAAACCACAGAGGAAAATGAGCGTCACAGAGCTGACATGGATTTGCCTGAGAGGAGAGCAAAAAG AAGGAACACATCAGTAGATGAGAGTTATGAGTGGGACTCTGCTGATGCCTGTGTGGACTCGGAGGTCCTGGAGGCCACAAAGCTTGATCAGTCACAAACAGGTTTACAGAGAGGCAGTCGGGATCAAGCTGGTGGCCTCCAGGATCAGCGGCACAAAG GTACTTCTAAGGGAGATATCAAATAG